One stretch of Prunus persica cultivar Lovell chromosome G1, Prunus_persica_NCBIv2, whole genome shotgun sequence DNA includes these proteins:
- the LOC18793316 gene encoding uncharacterized protein LOC18793316, translated as MAQTVGRNVAAPLLFLNLIMYFIVVGFASWCLNKFINGQTNHPSFGGNGATMFFLIFAILAGVLGIASKLAGANHIRAWRSDSLAAAGSSSVVAWALTALAFGLACKQISIGGYRGWRLKILEAFIIILAFTQLLYILLLHAGVFSSKYGPGYRDTDYPATGVDPIHKGTAGAVPATRVV; from the exons ATGGCTCAGACAGTGGGAAGGAACGTGGCAGCTCCATTGCTGTTTCTCAACTTGatcatgtattttattgtaGTTGGTTTTGCTAGTTGGTGTCTTAACAAGTTCATCAATGGCCAGACCAACCACCCTA GTTTTGGAGGAAATGGAGCAACAATGTTCTTTCTGATATTCGCCATATTGGCTGGGGTATTGGGCATAGCATCAAAGTTGGCTGGAGCAAACCATATCAGAGCTTGGAGGAGTGACAGCCTAGCTGCAGCAGGATCATCATCAGTTGTGGCATGGGCTCTCACTGCACTAGCCTTTGG GTTGGCATGCAAGCAAATAAGCATTGGAGGATACAGAGGATGGAGGCTGAAGATCTTGGAGGCTTTCATAATAATCTTAGCATTCACTCAGCTTTTGTACATCCTGCTACTTCATGCCGGAGTCTTCAGCAGCAAGTATGGCCCGGGTTACCGCGACACCGACTACCCGGCTACTGGTGTGGATCCAATACACAAGGGCACAGCTGGAGCAGTCCCTGCCACTAGGGTTGTTTGA
- the LOC18789984 gene encoding surfeit locus protein 6, protein MKKKRASHAIHSKPVLDLKSIIHQNSQFFDKLVELIPARFYLPIDDDEKPWFQGLSKSAKASAKKESKENIKKARRQRLDPEKSSTTTLDLLKQSLEKKSSDESDSDEIEVKPVVAGLEDDDRSVTYEELQHRLRCKIEEFRAGRHCDGSERARKRIERHERYEKKGADPKKRKRETASDGKKSTSDDSVRKDADEASKELTFGHVKLGNEDELGKKNKKRKLSKLQELERAKQLEEAKKDPEKGEIIAKKHSWKAATSRAAGIKVHDDPKLLKQSLHKEKKKHQKNAEKWKGRVETTEKMKADKQKKRSDNISQKKQEKKMRKIAKREKKLMRPGFEGRKEGFITQG, encoded by the coding sequence atgaagaagaagagggcaAGTCATGCCATCCATTCCAAACCAGTTCTGGATCTGAAGTCTATTATTCATCAGAATTCTCAGTTCTTCGACAAGTTAGTTGAGCTCATCCCTGCCAGGTTCTATCTACCCATTGACGATGATGAGAAGCCGTGGTTTCAGGGTCTCAGCAAGTCTGCCAAAGCTTCAGCAAAGAAGGAATcaaaggaaaacattaagaaagCTCGAAGACAACGATTGGATCCAGAGAAGTCTTCTACGACAACCCTTGATTTGctaaaacaaagtttggaAAAGAAGTCAAGTGATGAGAGTGACAGTGATGAAATAGAGGTTAAACCTGTGGTGGCTGGTCTAGAAGATGATGACCGGTCAGTGACATATGAAGAACTCCAGCATCGTCTTCGTTGTAAGATAGAGGAGTTTCGGGCTGGTCGGCATTGTGATGGTTCAGAGAGAGCAAGGAAGAGGATCGAGAGACATGAGAGATATGAGAAGAAAGGAGCTGACCCGAAGAAACGGAAGAGAGAAACTGCATCTGATGGAAAGAAATCTACTAGTGATGATTCAGTGAGGAAAGATGCTGACGAGGCTTCGAAGGAGCTCACATTCGGTCATGTCAAACTTGGGAATGAAGATGAGCTGgggaagaagaataagaagagaaaattgtcAAAGTTGCAGGAGCTTGAGAGGGCAAAACAGTTGGAAGAAGCCAAGAAAGATCCCGAGAAAGGTGAGATAATCGCAAAGAAGCATTCTTGGAAAGCAGCAACAAGTAGAGCTGCTGGGATCAAGGTTCACGATGATCCGAAGTTGTTGAAACAAAGCCTtcacaaggagaagaagaagcaccaGAAGAATGCCGAGAAGTGGAAGGGAAGGGTTGAAACCACAGAGAAGATGAAAGCAGACAAACAGAAGAAGAGATCAGATAACATATCACAGAAGaagcaagagaagaaaatgcgGAAGATTgcgaaaagagagaaaaaactcATGCGGCCAGGTTTTGAAGGTCGCAAAGAAGGTTTTATCACTCAAGGTTAA
- the LOC18788816 gene encoding myb-related protein 305 produces the protein MYLGVMAGHQMGWGIIEEEGWRKGPWTAEEDRLLIEYVRVHGEGRWNSVARLAGLKRNGKSCRLRWVNYLRPDLKRGQITPNEESIIVELHARWGNRWSTIARSLPGRTDNEIKNYWRTHFKKKAKVPSDASEKAKTRLLRRQQFHQQQQQQQQQQQQQQQQQLQLINQAEVKRIMAFLDENENNKISSWPQVKQDMDTSSAAYPHNTADHQEQGFFYSMLNGNVYVPEDSSNEDSFLWDGLWNLDDVHGNFGTAAGKASFHNLVVPFC, from the exons ATGTATTTGGGGGTGATGGCAGGTCATCAAATGGGTTGGGGTATAATAGAAGAGGAGGGTTGGAGAAAGGGTCCTTGGACTGCCGAGGAAGATAGGTTGCTTATAGAATATGTAAGGGTTCATGGTGAAGGGAGATGGAATTCTGTTGCTAGGCTTGCag gacTGAAAAGGAATGGAAAGAGCTGCAGATTGAGGTGGGTGAATTATCTGAGGCCAGACCTTAAGAGGGGGCAGATAACTCCTAATGAAGAGAGCATAATTGTAGAGCTACATGCTAGGTGGGGGAACag ATGGTCAACAATTGCAAGAAGCTTGCCTGGTAGGACTGACAATGAGATCAAGAACTACTGGAGAACCCATTTCAAGAAGAAGGCAAAAGTGCCTTCTGATGCCTCCGAGAAGGCGAAAACTCGTCTACTAAGGAGGCAGCAGTTTcaccagcagcagcaacagcagcagcagcagcagcaacaacaacaacaacagcaattGCAGCTGATTAATCAAGCAGAGGTGAAAAGAATCATGGCCTTTTTGGATGAAaacgaaaataacaaaatctcATCCTGGCCTCAAGTGAAGCAAGACATGGACACTTCTTCTGCTGCATACCCTCACAACACAGCCGATCACCAGGAGCAAGGCTTCTTCTATTCAATGCTCAATGGCAATGTGTATGTGCCTGAAGACTCCAGCAATGAGGACAGTTTTCTGTGGGATGGTTTGTGGAACTTGGATGATGTCCATGGAAATTTTGGCACAGCAGCAGGCAAAGCTAGCTTCCACAACTTGGTGGTTCCTTTCTGTTAA
- the LOC18793975 gene encoding uncharacterized protein LOC18793975 has product MVGPRRRILPLLLFSVSVLFFFSYYHSSLPFSSPDLNPNPNFTLLAQDPNSDLNFTFIVKVLTFNRLESVARCLRSLAAADYLTDKVQLHVYIDHFALGDASSNVGQKLQESHRILEFVDGFEWKYGDKLIHYRTANAGLQAQWLEAWWPSSDNEFAFVVEDDLEVSPLYYKFLRSLIVNYYYNASNYRPYIYGASLQRPRFVPGKHGNKIQLDDRTRLFLYQLVGTWGQLLFPKPWKEFRLWYDNHKAKGIKPFLDGMVTTGWYKKIGEKIWTPWFIKFIHTRGYFNIYTNCLHERALSVSHRDAGVNYGKTAGPDSHILDESSLDFGFWDLQPLSDLRWYDFCFREIFPERVVGNLDELGSVLNSVQKQDTVIIVSLFGVPEMVIRNLLCHFESLNLWHYVLIGPESDFLFELARRGHPVIGTDQFLRSVGAYKLMSFQDSNVEMIKEVLVKAYVLKKCLESRYNIWVVDGNMLPVNSDLFIESDPSYDFYIGKSSELFFARRSSSARSIGGNDFLSKFAMMVNSLLAKRHSLSFGYIMAKFLEQKGVRVKDLDETSLCLRIGNSNVNQSLGDGKQMVFWSSDMASDLLRKGLQELGIWIVNDDFSCKAVVCHKS; this is encoded by the exons ATGGTGGGACCCAGGAGACGCATCCTCCCACTCCTCCTCTTCTCTGTCTCcgtcctcttcttcttctcctacTACCACTCCTCTCTCCCCTTCTCCTCCCCAGACCTAAACCCAAACCCTAATTTCACTCTCCTTGCCCAAGACCCAAACTCTGACCTCAATTTCACCTTCATTGTCAAGGTCCTGACCTTCAACCGCCTTGAATCTGTTGCTCGCTGCCTTCGTTCCCTCGCTGCTGCCGACTACCTCACTGACAAGGTCCAACTCCACGTCTACATTGACCATTTTGCACTCGGGGATGCATCTTCAAATGTTGGTCAGAAGTTGCAGGAGTCACATCGGATTTTGGAGTTTGTAGACGGGTTTGAGTGGAAATATGGGGACAAGCTAATCCATTACCGGACTGCCAATGCGGGCCTGCAGGCCCAATGGTTGGAGGCCTGGTGGCCCAGCTCGGACAACGAGTTTGCGTTTGTTGTGGAAGATGACTTAGAGGTCTCACCACTTTATTACAAGTTCCTAAGAAGCTTGATTGTGAATTACTATTATAATGCCTCCAACTATCGTCCATACATCTACGGGGCTTCGCTGCAGCGACCAAGGTTTGTCCCAG GTAAACATGGGAACAAAATACAGTTGGATGATAGAACACGACTCTTCTTGTACCAACTGGTTGGCACTTGGGGTCAGCTTCTCTTTCCTAAACCTTGGAAAGAGTTCAGGTTGTGGTATGACAATCACAAGGCAAAAGGCATTAAACCATTTCTTGATGGCATg GTGACAACAGGGTGGTACAAAAAGATTGGAGAAAAGATATGGACACCTTGGTTCATTAAATTTATCCATACTCGTGGTTATTTTAATATCTACACCAATTGTTTACATGAGAGAGCGCTTAGCGTCTCTCACAGGGATGCTGGTGTTAACTATGGGAAAACAGCTGGGCCTGATTCCCATATACTGGATGAAAGTTCTCTTGATTTCGGTTTTTGGGATTTGCAACCGTTGAGTGATTTGAGGTGGTATGATTTTTGTTTCAGAGAAATATTTCCCGAAAGAGTTGTTGGGAACCTTGATGAACTTGGGTCTGTTCTTAATTCTGTGCAGAAACAAGACACTGTTATTATTGTGAGTCTGTTTGGGGTTCCAGAGATGGTAATTAGGAACTTGCTCTGCCACTTTGAGAGTCTAAATTTGTGGCACTATGTACTTATTGGCCCCGAATCTGACTTCCTGTTTGAACTGGCAAGAAGAGGACATCCAGTAATTGGTACAGACCAGTTTCTAAGGAGTGTAGGAGCTTACAAGTTGATGTCTTTCCAGGATTCTAATGTGGAAATGATCAAGGAAGTATTAGTCAAGGCCTATGTACTAAAAAAGTGTTTAGAATCTAGGTACAATATTTGGGTGGTGGATGGGAACATGCTGCCTGTCAACAGTGACCTATTTATTGAATCTGATCCTTCATATGATTTCTATATAGGGAAGAGCTCGGAGCTTTTCTTTGCCAGAAGATCATCCTCTGCACGAAGTATCGGGGGCAATGATTTTTTATCCAAATTTGCAATGATGGTGAACTCTTTGCTAGCCAAAAGACACAGCCTAAGTTTTGGGTATATAATGGCAAAGTTTTTGGAACAGAAGGGTGTGAGGGTTAAGGATCTTGATGAGACAAGCTTATGTCTCAGGATCGGTAACAGTAACGTTAATCAATCCTTAGGGGATGGAAAACAGATGGTATTTTGGTCTAGTGATATGGCTTCAGATTTACTTCGGAAGGGGCTTCAAGAATTGGGTATTTGGATTGTAAATGATGACTTTTCTTGCAAGGCTGTTGTTTGTCACAAGTCATAG
- the LOC18788349 gene encoding myb-related protein 305, with protein sequence MYLGMMAGHHMGWGIIEEEGWRKGPWTAEEDGLLTEYVKLHGEGRWNSVARLAGLKRNGKSCRLRWVNYLRPELKRGQITPHEESIILELHARWGNRWSTIARSLPGRTDNEIKNYWRTHFKKKAKVPSDASEKAKNRFLRRKQFHNQQHQQQQQHLQVNQEEVKRILALLDENNDTKMPCFWPQVKQGMETISTYPHHTTDHQEQCFNYSMLNGNVSVPEASNNEDNFLWDGLWNLNDVHGNFNSTCATGKAS encoded by the exons ATGTATTTGGGGATGATGGCAGGTCATCATATGGGTTGGGGTATAATAGAAGAAGAGGGTTGGAGAAAGGGACCTTGGACTGCTGAGGAAGATGGGTTGCTTACTGAGTATGTAAAGCTTCATGGTGAAGGAAGATGGAACTCTGTGGCTAGGCTTGCAG GACTGAAAAGGAATGGAAAGAGTTGCAGATTGAGATGGGTGAATTACTTGAGGCCAGAACTTAAGAGGGGGCAAATAACTCCACATGAAGAGAGCATAATTCTAGAGCTACATGCTAGATGGGGGAATAG GTGGTCAACAATCGCAAGAAGCTTGCCTGGAAGGACTGACAATGAGATCAAGAACTACTGGAGAACCCATTTcaagaaaaaggcaaaagtGCCTTCCGATGCCTCCGAAAAGGCGAAAAATCGCTTCTTGAGGAGGAAGCAATTTCACAATCAGCAACatcagcagcaacaacaacatttACAAGTGAATCAAGAAGAAGTGAAAAGAATCTTGGCCTTGCTGGATGAAAATAATGACACTAAAATGCCATGCTTCTGGCCTCAAGTTAAGCAAGGCATGGAGACTATAAGTACATATCCTCATCACACAACTGATCACCAGGAGCAATGCTTCAACTATTCCATGCTCAATGGAAATGTGTCTGTGCCTGAAGCCTCCAATAATGAGGACAATTTTCTGTGGGATGGTTTGTGGAACTTGAATGATGTCCATGGCAATTTTAACTCAACATGTGCAACAGGAAAAGCTAGCTAG